In one Brevibacterium sp. CBA3109 genomic region, the following are encoded:
- a CDS encoding IclR family transcriptional regulator yields MHDAAEPATDEGLSLAGETPALRLVSLLEFISTRDQIFTLQSLVVQTGLPKPTLHRMLQQLEGAGLLTRHSDGRHYGTGARLRRIAEDVLLNDSRQGARRMILTQLAEEVGESCNLTAVSGNDVIYLDRVETSHPLRVHLEAGSRVPTHASASGKMITSQYGDTPRRRLLTSSQLRAFTPNTITDPDVLEAELGSARQLGYALDRQEYLDGLVCLAVLIPTDIGRSNQALAIQAPVIRKSIEDLVELLPVVRAAAERMAVLNEIDRDDATATSA; encoded by the coding sequence ATGCATGATGCAGCAGAACCGGCAACCGACGAGGGTCTCTCGCTTGCTGGGGAGACCCCCGCACTGAGACTGGTGTCGCTCCTCGAATTCATCTCCACTCGAGATCAGATCTTCACGCTGCAGTCACTTGTCGTGCAGACAGGCCTGCCCAAACCCACCCTGCATCGGATGCTCCAGCAGCTCGAGGGGGCAGGTCTGCTCACTCGGCACAGCGATGGACGCCACTACGGCACGGGTGCCCGACTGAGGCGGATAGCCGAGGACGTGCTGCTCAATGACTCGCGGCAGGGAGCACGGCGGATGATCCTGACGCAGCTTGCCGAGGAGGTCGGGGAGAGCTGCAATCTCACGGCTGTCTCCGGCAATGACGTCATCTACCTCGATCGCGTGGAGACCTCGCACCCACTGCGCGTGCATCTCGAAGCCGGCAGCCGCGTACCCACCCACGCCTCGGCGAGTGGGAAGATGATCACTTCGCAGTACGGAGACACCCCTCGCCGGCGGCTTCTCACCAGTTCACAGCTGCGAGCGTTCACGCCGAACACCATCACGGACCCGGATGTGCTGGAGGCAGAACTCGGTTCTGCCCGTCAGCTCGGCTATGCCCTGGACCGACAGGAGTACCTGGATGGGCTCGTCTGCTTGGCGGTCCTCATCCCCACCGACATCGGCCGCTCGAATCAGGCCTTGGCGATCCAAGCCCCCGTCATCCGCAAGTCGATCGAGGACCTCGTCGAACTCCTGCCGGTGGTCCGTGCCGCAGCGGAGCGCATGGCTGTTCTCAACGAGATCGATCGCGACGATGCGACCGCTACCTCGGCCTGA
- a CDS encoding AAA family ATPase, whose translation MADDSRIRDMFGIDADMPVPVLEGDSDLVPTIDENYRFDPQVTRAVLAGFAHGSRVLVQGLHGTGKSTHIEQIAARLNWPLMRVNLDGQISRADLVGKDQVVIEDGQPRTAFEEGVIPYALTRPMALVFDEYDAGRPEVMFIIQRLLERDGLFTLTEQNRVIRPHPNFRLFATANTVGLGNINGLYHGVNRLNQAQLDRWNIIASLDYLAPDEEFFVVTGQVPEAAETVGADGVRTMIEVAALTRSGFAAGDVSALMSPRTVISWAQNAVIFGDVELAFRFSFLNRCDPSEHPLVAEYYQRCFGDDLRVSHTAAAS comes from the coding sequence ATGGCCGACGATTCACGAATTCGAGACATGTTCGGCATTGATGCAGACATGCCCGTGCCAGTTCTCGAAGGCGACAGTGACCTGGTCCCGACCATCGATGAGAACTACCGGTTCGACCCGCAGGTGACTCGAGCGGTCCTCGCAGGGTTCGCCCATGGTTCCCGAGTGCTCGTCCAGGGGCTGCACGGGACGGGGAAGTCGACACATATCGAGCAGATCGCGGCGCGTCTGAACTGGCCGCTCATGCGTGTCAACCTCGACGGGCAGATCTCACGCGCCGATCTCGTGGGCAAGGACCAGGTCGTCATCGAAGACGGTCAGCCTCGCACAGCTTTCGAAGAGGGAGTCATCCCCTATGCGCTGACCCGCCCGATGGCTCTCGTCTTCGACGAATACGATGCGGGCCGACCGGAGGTCATGTTCATCATCCAGCGCCTGCTCGAACGCGATGGGCTGTTCACCCTCACGGAGCAGAACCGGGTGATCCGTCCGCATCCGAACTTCCGCCTCTTCGCCACGGCGAACACCGTCGGCTTGGGCAACATCAACGGTCTCTACCACGGCGTCAACCGGCTCAACCAAGCCCAGCTCGACCGCTGGAACATCATCGCCTCACTCGACTACCTGGCCCCTGACGAGGAGTTCTTCGTCGTCACCGGGCAGGTGCCCGAAGCCGCGGAGACCGTCGGCGCCGACGGGGTGCGGACGATGATCGAGGTGGCGGCGCTGACGAGGAGCGGATTCGCCGCCGGCGACGTCTCCGCGCTCATGTCACCGCGCACGGTCATCTCCTGGGCTCAGAATGCTGTGATCTTCGGTGACGTCGAACTCGCCTTCAGATTCTCCTTCCTCAACCGCTGTGATCCCTCCGAGCATCCACTCGTCGCGGAGTACTACCAGCGTTGCTTCGGCGATGATCTGCGTGTCAGTCACACAGCAGCGGCGAGCTGA
- a CDS encoding phosphotransacetylase, translating to MLKTPAAHSQKDIATALPEPADVEIDPMLLDRVLESSGPGARPTVVLAESHDERILRAAGVLAEAGLRPVLIGDRDEVLGRGERLGITGVDGWSVEDPAALAAGAPGERIRRKAETKHRHLTEQWLDDTVFLAAAAVAEGLADAAVAGADRPTADVIRAGLAIVGLAADSAVLSSSFLMKLTDGRYLGFGDCAVVPVPDDEQLAAIAVATAGTFAAITGASPSVAMLSFSTAGSAQHTDIDRVRLATQRIRSTCPELDVDGELQFDAAIVESVAKTKAPDSAVAGHANVLVFPNLAAGNIGYKIAERLAGAHAYGPLLQGLAAPINDLSRGASVSDIVNVGLITCLQALTPAAAVQQPVREPTTEPTFTEK from the coding sequence ATGTTGAAGACACCGGCAGCACACAGTCAGAAGGACATCGCCACGGCACTTCCCGAGCCCGCCGATGTCGAAATCGACCCGATGCTGCTCGATCGGGTGCTCGAATCGTCCGGTCCCGGAGCGAGGCCCACAGTGGTTCTCGCGGAGTCCCACGATGAGCGCATCCTTCGTGCTGCCGGTGTCCTCGCCGAGGCGGGGCTGCGTCCCGTCCTCATCGGTGACCGGGATGAGGTCCTGGGTCGCGGCGAAAGGCTGGGCATCACGGGAGTCGACGGATGGAGCGTGGAAGATCCCGCCGCACTCGCAGCCGGAGCTCCCGGCGAACGCATTCGGCGCAAGGCGGAGACAAAGCATCGCCATCTCACCGAACAGTGGTTGGACGATACCGTCTTCCTGGCGGCTGCGGCCGTGGCAGAGGGACTCGCCGACGCCGCAGTCGCCGGCGCGGATCGCCCGACCGCTGATGTCATCCGGGCGGGTTTGGCGATCGTGGGGCTGGCTGCGGATTCGGCTGTGCTCAGCTCGTCGTTCCTCATGAAGCTGACCGACGGTCGGTATCTGGGCTTCGGCGACTGTGCTGTCGTTCCTGTGCCCGACGACGAACAGCTCGCCGCGATCGCCGTCGCCACCGCTGGGACCTTCGCCGCGATCACCGGAGCTTCGCCCTCCGTGGCGATGCTGTCCTTCTCCACAGCAGGATCTGCCCAGCACACAGACATCGACAGAGTCCGTCTGGCCACACAGCGGATCCGCAGCACCTGCCCGGAGCTCGATGTCGACGGCGAGCTGCAGTTCGATGCGGCGATCGTCGAATCGGTCGCGAAGACGAAGGCTCCGGACTCCGCAGTCGCCGGACACGCCAATGTGCTCGTCTTCCCGAACCTTGCCGCAGGCAACATCGGGTACAAGATCGCCGAACGCCTCGCCGGGGCCCACGCGTACGGGCCGTTGCTCCAAGGTCTGGCGGCTCCGATCAACGACCTCTCCCGCGGGGCGAGCGTATCCGACATCGTCAATGTCGGTCTCATCACGTGCCTGCAGGCACTCACCCCGGCCGCGGCGGTTCAGCAGCCGGTCCGAGAACCCACCACTGAACCCACGTTCACAGAGAAGTGA
- a CDS encoding APC family permease, with translation MSKSIENPTPNAVTTPSGPGDGEQPERMAKTLKPHWVFAIALGSAVGWGAFILPTDWLAMGGPLGTLLGFTIGAGLMLLIAVSYGFLIRTFPVSGGELAYALIGYGRVHGFFAGWFLTLGYVCIVALNASALALLFRKIMPSVIEQGYLYTVAGWDVYLPEILISVTALVVFAVLNIRGTALSGRIQFWACVIMMIAVTAIIISVVASPTTHFGNMSPALPDGVSPVAAIIAIVAIAPWAFIGFDNVPQAAEEFDFSPAKALRLIVLAIITAAALYMAMIVSVSMAEPWQALANSGSAWGTADAVTGVIGGSGLLLLAIAITMGVSTGLNGFYVSASRVLLAMGRAQMIPPIFARLHSKHKTPYVGIIAVMIVCLISPWFGRAALTWVVDMSSIGVTIAYLYTCLCAFKIFRPTHEARDPEALPGMYSTTKKVLSGVGAVIAIIFMLLLLIPGSPGALGKESLIALAVWIIIGVVFFLSRIRHNRKLTDHQVDRLVLGDIRPTVTRFSERAQMRREGTLTTEN, from the coding sequence ATGTCGAAATCAATAGAGAACCCAACACCGAATGCCGTGACCACACCATCCGGTCCTGGTGACGGCGAGCAACCCGAAAGGATGGCGAAGACGCTCAAACCGCATTGGGTCTTCGCCATCGCCCTCGGCTCCGCCGTCGGCTGGGGTGCCTTCATCCTCCCGACCGACTGGTTGGCGATGGGAGGCCCGCTGGGAACTCTGCTCGGGTTCACCATCGGTGCCGGGCTGATGCTCCTCATCGCCGTCAGCTACGGCTTCCTCATCCGCACCTTCCCTGTCTCCGGAGGTGAACTGGCTTACGCCCTCATCGGCTACGGGCGCGTCCACGGGTTCTTCGCCGGGTGGTTCCTCACACTCGGCTACGTCTGCATCGTCGCGCTCAATGCCTCAGCTCTGGCCCTGCTGTTCCGCAAAATCATGCCCTCTGTCATCGAACAGGGTTACCTCTACACTGTCGCCGGCTGGGATGTCTATCTGCCGGAGATCCTCATCTCCGTCACGGCGCTCGTCGTCTTCGCCGTCCTGAACATCAGGGGAACCGCACTGTCGGGCCGCATCCAGTTCTGGGCATGCGTGATCATGATGATCGCCGTCACGGCGATCATCATCTCAGTCGTGGCCAGCCCGACGACGCATTTCGGCAATATGTCGCCGGCACTGCCCGACGGTGTCAGCCCGGTCGCCGCGATCATCGCCATCGTCGCCATCGCTCCCTGGGCCTTCATCGGCTTCGACAATGTCCCGCAGGCGGCCGAGGAATTCGACTTCTCCCCTGCCAAAGCGCTGCGTCTCATCGTCCTGGCAATCATCACCGCGGCAGCTCTCTACATGGCAATGATCGTCTCGGTGTCGATGGCGGAGCCGTGGCAGGCCCTGGCGAATTCAGGATCCGCGTGGGGCACCGCCGACGCGGTCACCGGTGTCATCGGCGGATCGGGCCTCCTCCTGCTGGCCATTGCGATCACCATGGGCGTGAGCACCGGTCTCAACGGCTTCTACGTCTCGGCCAGTCGTGTGCTGCTGGCCATGGGTCGGGCACAGATGATTCCGCCCATCTTCGCCCGTCTGCATTCCAAGCACAAGACTCCCTACGTCGGCATCATCGCCGTGATGATCGTCTGCCTCATCAGTCCTTGGTTCGGGCGTGCGGCGCTGACCTGGGTCGTCGACATGTCGTCGATCGGTGTGACCATCGCCTACCTCTACACCTGCCTGTGTGCCTTCAAGATCTTCCGCCCCACCCATGAGGCGCGTGACCCCGAGGCTCTGCCGGGCATGTACTCGACGACGAAGAAGGTCCTGTCCGGTGTGGGTGCGGTGATTGCGATCATCTTCATGCTCCTCCTGCTCATTCCGGGCTCTCCCGGTGCTCTGGGCAAGGAATCGCTCATCGCCCTGGCTGTGTGGATCATCATCGGTGTCGTCTTCTTCCTCTCGCGCATCCGCCACAACAGAAAGCTCACCGACCATCAGGTCGATCGCCTTGTTCTCGGTGATATCCGTCCAACCGTCACTCGGTTCAGCGAGCGCGCCCAGATGCGTCGCGAAGGGACCTTGACAACGGAGAACTGA
- a CDS encoding cobaltochelatase CobT-related protein, producing MTMLESVSSQARSHREEAALERRLASVFRALSGDPGVDLWAHRPVDSRGTLAMNAPHLYPDSRTSSLGSLRGATDAMAMRRRFSDLDAHRSLLPESGEERLLVEILEQTRCESLASQAGVRANLSLRHADWRSEYLRSRLHETHLGMLLFTVILVTRAALTREPITPAESDLIEEARFELSPDLGPYLPRLKATRHDQHTFAEVARDLARTIAGRITDLEDRESSRTGTRERRAMANLPLVFDVTEELFAPAPDSASGRLHIAQGYRIWDPGFDKTSHITELVRAESLRSGRRTIAEEAARLAVPLAPVVTRLHSVVDDVTDAHDAVDADEGILDSSRLTRLLTTPGDPRVFRGRSQRAETDCAVTFLLDLSGSMKPHASRLGALLDVIVTALDRLDVNTEILGFTTNSWSGGRVRRDWKKAGSPGEPGRLNEVHHIVLKAADSSWRRARTHLGGLLKSSLFREGIDGEALRWALERLRSQRAAKSAVVVISDGLPADSATTEANGESYLARDLEATVARLRRTGDIGVVGVGLGADPNIIYPVGVELDASDVGNAASVRALVDALRTVLSR from the coding sequence ATGACCATGCTGGAATCGGTGTCGTCCCAGGCCCGGTCCCACCGGGAGGAAGCCGCGTTGGAGAGGCGTCTGGCCTCGGTCTTCAGGGCGCTGAGCGGCGATCCCGGAGTCGACCTGTGGGCGCATCGTCCAGTGGACTCCCGGGGGACGCTGGCGATGAACGCACCACATCTCTATCCGGATTCTCGAACATCGAGTCTCGGTTCGCTGCGGGGAGCCACGGATGCCATGGCCATGCGCCGGCGATTCAGCGACCTCGATGCTCACCGAAGCCTGCTGCCCGAGTCCGGAGAGGAACGACTCCTCGTCGAGATCCTCGAACAGACTCGTTGCGAATCCCTGGCCTCGCAGGCAGGAGTCCGGGCCAACCTGTCGCTCCGCCATGCTGACTGGCGCAGCGAATATCTTCGCAGCCGACTCCATGAGACCCATCTGGGAATGCTGCTGTTCACGGTCATCCTGGTCACCCGAGCGGCACTGACCCGCGAGCCGATCACACCCGCCGAATCCGATCTCATCGAAGAGGCCCGATTCGAGCTCTCGCCCGATCTGGGCCCGTACCTGCCACGGCTGAAGGCGACACGCCATGACCAGCACACCTTCGCCGAGGTGGCCCGTGACCTGGCACGCACGATCGCCGGTCGGATCACCGACCTGGAAGATCGGGAAAGCTCGCGGACCGGAACGCGCGAACGTCGAGCGATGGCGAACCTGCCACTGGTCTTCGACGTCACTGAAGAGCTCTTCGCCCCTGCCCCGGATTCGGCGAGTGGACGCCTCCACATCGCCCAGGGATATCGTATCTGGGATCCCGGCTTCGACAAGACCTCCCACATCACCGAACTGGTCAGGGCCGAAAGCCTGCGCAGCGGCCGCCGCACGATCGCTGAGGAAGCAGCTCGACTCGCGGTGCCGCTGGCTCCGGTCGTCACCCGCCTGCACAGTGTTGTCGATGATGTCACCGATGCCCACGACGCCGTCGACGCCGATGAGGGCATTCTGGACTCCTCCCGACTGACACGGCTGCTGACGACTCCCGGAGACCCCAGAGTGTTCCGCGGCCGCTCGCAGCGAGCCGAGACGGACTGCGCCGTGACCTTCCTGCTCGACCTCTCGGGATCGATGAAACCCCATGCGTCCCGGCTCGGTGCGCTCCTCGACGTCATCGTCACCGCACTCGATCGACTGGATGTGAACACGGAGATCCTCGGTTTCACCACAAATTCGTGGAGTGGTGGCAGGGTCCGACGCGACTGGAAGAAGGCGGGGTCTCCCGGTGAACCTGGGCGCCTCAACGAGGTCCACCACATCGTCCTCAAGGCCGCAGACTCATCGTGGCGTCGAGCGCGGACCCACCTCGGCGGTCTGCTCAAGTCCTCGCTGTTTCGCGAAGGCATCGATGGCGAGGCTCTGCGTTGGGCGCTCGAGCGGCTGCGCAGCCAAAGGGCGGCGAAATCCGCTGTGGTCGTCATCAGTGACGGCTTGCCTGCCGACTCCGCGACCACCGAGGCCAATGGCGAAAGTTACCTGGCCCGTGATCTCGAGGCGACGGTGGCTCGCCTGCGACGAACCGGCGACATCGGAGTCGTCGGCGTGGGCCTCGGAGCGGATCCGAACATCATCTATCCTGTCGGCGTCGAGCTCGACGCCTCGGACGTGGGCAATGCGGCTTCGGTACGCGCACTCGTCGACGCCCTCCGCACGGTCCTCAGCCGCTGA